The following proteins come from a genomic window of Alosa alosa isolate M-15738 ecotype Scorff River chromosome 2, AALO_Geno_1.1, whole genome shotgun sequence:
- the rtn2b gene encoding reticulon-2b isoform X1, whose protein sequence is MASKVIDLMYWRDVKRTAVVFTGLVVGLACLFQLSLISVVSNFLLAILGFTMFVRLLCKALHLVRLIDASHPFQSFLDEDPTLTDDITIRMVETIVLLIATSITELKRLLFVENMMDSIKFLVLLYLLTYVGVQTNGLTLVMSAVICAFSLPLFYRLQQGRIERIVKAVNASLDRGKLILDSIYELIHPSPPPPPASTPTLKAKLKAK, encoded by the exons ATGGCCAGCAAAG TGATAGACCTGATGTACTGGCGGGATGTTAAGAGGACGGCCGTGGTGTTCACGGGCCTTGTGGTCGGCCTGGCCTGCCTGTTCCAGCTCAGCCtcatcagtgtggtgtccaacTTCCTCCTGGCCATCCTGGGCTTCACCATGTTCGTACGCCTCCTCTGCAAGGCCCTGCACCTCGTTCGCCTCATTGATGCCTCTCACCCTTTCCA GTCGTTCCTGGATGAGGATCCCACCCTGACAGATGACATCACCATTCGCATGGTGGAAACCATCGTTCTCCTGATTGCCACGTCCATCACAGAGCTAAAGAGACTCTTGTTCGTTGAGAACATGATGGATTCAATCAAG TTCCTGGTGCTGCTGTACCTGCTGACCTATGTAGGTGTCCAGACCAACGGCCTCACGCTGGTCATGTCTG CGGTGATTTgtgccttctctctccctctgttttacCGGCTGCAGCAG GGACGCATTGAGAGGATCGTGAAAGCAGTGAACGCCTCTTTAGATAGAGGCAAACTAAT CCTTGACAGCATCTATGAGCTCATCCACCCGTCTCCTCCACCGCCTCCTGCTTCGACTCCAACGCTGAAGGCCAAGCTGAAGGCCAAGTGA
- the rtn2b gene encoding reticulon-2b isoform X2: MYWRDVKRTAVVFTGLVVGLACLFQLSLISVVSNFLLAILGFTMFVRLLCKALHLVRLIDASHPFQSFLDEDPTLTDDITIRMVETIVLLIATSITELKRLLFVENMMDSIKFLVLLYLLTYVGVQTNGLTLVMSAVICAFSLPLFYRLQQGRIERIVKAVNASLDRGKLILDSIYELIHPSPPPPPASTPTLKAKLKAK; the protein is encoded by the exons ATGTACTGGCGGGATGTTAAGAGGACGGCCGTGGTGTTCACGGGCCTTGTGGTCGGCCTGGCCTGCCTGTTCCAGCTCAGCCtcatcagtgtggtgtccaacTTCCTCCTGGCCATCCTGGGCTTCACCATGTTCGTACGCCTCCTCTGCAAGGCCCTGCACCTCGTTCGCCTCATTGATGCCTCTCACCCTTTCCA GTCGTTCCTGGATGAGGATCCCACCCTGACAGATGACATCACCATTCGCATGGTGGAAACCATCGTTCTCCTGATTGCCACGTCCATCACAGAGCTAAAGAGACTCTTGTTCGTTGAGAACATGATGGATTCAATCAAG TTCCTGGTGCTGCTGTACCTGCTGACCTATGTAGGTGTCCAGACCAACGGCCTCACGCTGGTCATGTCTG CGGTGATTTgtgccttctctctccctctgttttacCGGCTGCAGCAG GGACGCATTGAGAGGATCGTGAAAGCAGTGAACGCCTCTTTAGATAGAGGCAAACTAAT CCTTGACAGCATCTATGAGCTCATCCACCCGTCTCCTCCACCGCCTCCTGCTTCGACTCCAACGCTGAAGGCCAAGCTGAAGGCCAAGTGA